In Novipirellula caenicola, one genomic interval encodes:
- a CDS encoding PVC-type heme-binding CxxCH protein, which translates to MMFTCVTGDLSAKEPASTKQPDYSDELPRIAPTDPDASLSTFTVAEGFQIQQVAAEPLVGSPVAIEWDEHGAMFVCEMRGYSENRDDGISSIAKLTDSDGDGVYDERVEFASGLFWPTALFPYDGGLFVGDAPDLLYLKDTDGDGMADLKQRVLTGFGTSNVQGLMNSFRWGLDNRIHIACSSVGGEIRHAHAAPDVAGISIRGRDLALNPRTYQFEPTSGAAQHGMSFDDWGRKFVSSNSDHIQQVMYDDADIARNPFVVPPPSRISIAADGPQAEVFRTSPVEPWRIVRTRLRVSGAVKGVVEGGGRAAGYFTGATGVTIYRGDAWPKKWKGYAFVGDVGSNLIHRKMLEQNGLEFVAKRIDDQSEFVTSTDIWFRPAQFANAPDGTLHVIDVYREVIEHPLSLPEQIKKHLDLTSGRDRGRIYRIVPTPYKHRPLQSLAKAKTAELVELLAHENAWHRETAARLLYQRQDPSAIEPLRTLIRESSSPLGRMHALYALDGLAALDGPILLRGLQDTHPQVRRHALRLIESVPLTASIQQRLAELTEDESIEVRYQLAFALANTKGDVRVDSLMRILSHDPNDRWINAAVQTAVGDDADKLLARLSQIETLQGKSAASFKQQLEQQIASRSRNAHSGHDRDPQSHVATTAAVRSPESVAKRQRVVAAYRDALSMPSDLERGRKHFQKHCSACHRVEGVGHEIGPNLATIKSRGEETLLTAVLDPNREVNPQYINYVVATVDGEIVSGMIIDEGATSLTLRRGDNVTDTVLRIDIDELKNTGLSIMPEGFEDAMDKQAVADLIAYLMQAS; encoded by the coding sequence ATGATGTTCACATGCGTTACAGGCGATCTTTCGGCCAAGGAACCTGCCTCGACAAAGCAACCGGATTACTCCGACGAGCTGCCACGAATCGCTCCGACCGATCCGGACGCCTCGCTTTCCACCTTCACCGTGGCCGAGGGATTTCAGATTCAACAAGTGGCGGCAGAACCGTTGGTCGGCAGCCCGGTAGCAATCGAATGGGATGAACACGGGGCGATGTTCGTGTGTGAGATGCGAGGTTACAGCGAAAACCGTGACGATGGTATTTCCAGTATCGCGAAGTTGACTGATTCCGACGGCGACGGGGTCTATGACGAACGCGTCGAATTCGCCAGCGGCTTGTTTTGGCCAACGGCATTGTTTCCGTACGACGGCGGGTTGTTCGTCGGCGATGCCCCCGATCTGTTGTATCTCAAAGACACCGACGGCGACGGAATGGCGGATCTGAAACAGCGAGTGTTGACCGGGTTTGGCACGTCCAATGTCCAAGGATTGATGAATTCTTTTCGCTGGGGGCTCGATAATCGGATTCATATCGCCTGCAGTAGCGTGGGAGGCGAAATTCGTCATGCACACGCAGCGCCGGACGTCGCAGGGATCAGCATCCGTGGACGTGACTTGGCACTGAATCCTCGCACCTATCAATTTGAACCGACCAGTGGTGCGGCGCAGCACGGGATGAGTTTTGACGATTGGGGGCGAAAATTTGTCTCCTCCAACAGTGATCACATTCAACAGGTGATGTACGACGATGCGGACATCGCGCGAAACCCCTTTGTCGTTCCGCCGCCGTCGCGAATTTCGATCGCCGCCGATGGACCGCAAGCCGAAGTGTTTCGCACCAGTCCCGTGGAACCGTGGCGTATCGTGCGAACACGGCTGCGAGTCTCGGGCGCCGTCAAGGGCGTGGTCGAAGGCGGAGGCCGAGCGGCAGGCTACTTTACCGGCGCGACAGGCGTGACGATCTACCGCGGCGATGCTTGGCCCAAGAAGTGGAAAGGCTACGCGTTCGTCGGCGATGTCGGCAGCAATTTAATTCACCGCAAAATGCTCGAACAAAATGGTTTAGAGTTCGTTGCCAAACGCATCGACGACCAAAGCGAATTCGTGACCTCGACGGACATTTGGTTTCGACCGGCTCAATTTGCCAACGCTCCCGATGGAACGCTGCATGTGATCGATGTCTATCGCGAAGTGATCGAGCATCCCTTGTCGCTGCCCGAACAGATCAAAAAGCACCTCGATTTGACTTCGGGACGCGACCGCGGGCGAATCTATCGAATCGTCCCGACGCCTTACAAACACCGTCCGTTGCAAAGTCTCGCCAAAGCAAAGACAGCGGAATTGGTTGAACTGCTTGCCCACGAAAACGCTTGGCACCGCGAAACCGCCGCGCGGTTGTTGTACCAGCGGCAAGACCCTTCGGCGATCGAGCCATTGCGGACGTTGATCCGCGAAAGTTCGTCGCCGCTGGGGCGAATGCATGCGTTGTACGCACTGGATGGACTTGCCGCACTGGATGGGCCGATTCTGCTACGCGGACTGCAGGACACGCATCCGCAGGTGCGACGACATGCGTTGCGGTTGATCGAATCGGTTCCGCTCACTGCGTCGATCCAGCAGCGGCTTGCGGAGCTGACGGAGGACGAATCGATCGAGGTTCGCTACCAGTTGGCGTTTGCGTTGGCAAACACCAAGGGGGACGTCCGCGTGGACAGCTTGATGCGCATTCTCAGTCATGACCCCAACGATCGCTGGATTAACGCTGCGGTGCAAACTGCGGTCGGCGATGACGCCGACAAACTGCTCGCTCGGCTGAGTCAGATCGAAACACTTCAGGGGAAATCGGCAGCGTCGTTCAAACAGCAATTGGAGCAACAGATAGCGTCGCGATCACGTAACGCACATTCCGGTCATGATCGTGATCCGCAATCCCATGTCGCAACGACCGCAGCGGTCCGGTCCCCCGAGTCGGTTGCCAAACGGCAGCGAGTGGTGGCAGCGTATCGCGACGCGCTTTCGATGCCGAGTGACCTGGAACGCGGACGCAAACATTTTCAAAAACACTGCAGCGCGTGCCATCGTGTCGAAGGGGTTGGCCACGAAATCGGTCCAAATCTGGCGACGATAAAATCACGCGGCGAGGAAACTCTATTGACCGCAGTGCTCGATCCAAATCGCGAGGTGAATCCGCAATACATCAATTACGTCGTGGCGACCGTCGATGGAGAAATCGTCTCGGGAATGATCATCGACGAAGGGGCAACAAGTTTGACGTTGCGGCGCGGCGACAACGTGACCGACACGGTGCTGCGAATTGACATCGACGAACTGAAGAACACCGGCTTGTCGATCATGCCCGAAGGATTCGAAGACGCGATGGACAAACAAGCGGTGGCCGATTTGATTGCCTATCTGATGCAAGCGTCTTGA